From a single Streptomyces sp. NBC_00377 genomic region:
- a CDS encoding RrF2 family transcriptional regulator, whose product MRLLRSTDLALRVLMRLAVAGDTPEATPTTRAVAAAMEVPYTHAAKVVAELQHLGLLEARRGRGGGLALTDRGRTASVGSVVRAFEGDGDVVDCEGATPCPLRSACRLRGALRRAQEAFFASLDPITVADIVAEPTGPLLLGIPGFA is encoded by the coding sequence ATGCGGCTGTTGCGATCCACCGACCTGGCACTACGCGTCCTCATGCGTCTCGCGGTGGCGGGCGACACCCCCGAGGCCACCCCCACCACCCGCGCCGTGGCGGCCGCGATGGAGGTCCCCTACACCCATGCGGCGAAGGTCGTGGCCGAGCTTCAGCACCTGGGTCTGCTGGAGGCGCGCCGGGGCAGGGGCGGCGGCCTGGCCCTCACCGACCGGGGCCGCACGGCCTCCGTCGGCTCGGTCGTCCGCGCCTTCGAGGGTGACGGCGACGTCGTCGACTGCGAGGGCGCCACTCCGTGCCCGCTCAGGTCGGCCTGCCGTCTGCGCGGCGCCCTGCGCCGGGCCCAGGAGGCGTTCTTCGCCTCCCTCGACCCGATCACGGTCGCGGACATCGTGGCGGAACCGACGGGGCCGTTGCTGCTGGGCATCCCCGGGTTCGCCTGA
- a CDS encoding DMT family transporter codes for MPLASTLRMAALALFWGSGFLWIKMALTHGLTPAQITIARCALGTAVLLLLARRAGQRLPRSRTTWRHLAVAALFCNALPFALFALGERHVDSGIAGVLNATTPLWSLLIGVGLGTDRGLHPVRLTGLVLGFAGTVVIFAPWQHEGLLGRPALYLLAAAASYAVAFAYMARHLTASDSPMAMSAAQLLTATAWSTLALPAAGPLHPDVTALLAVTALGVLGTGLTFYLNYRLIADEGPTAAATVGYLLPVVSVALGAVVLDEHIGARVLAGMAVVLLGVGLTRRSRASSRARGSAGTPADGPTQRVA; via the coding sequence ATGCCCCTCGCCTCCACACTCCGCATGGCCGCGCTCGCCCTCTTCTGGGGCTCCGGCTTCCTCTGGATCAAAATGGCCCTGACCCATGGGCTGACCCCCGCCCAGATCACCATCGCCCGGTGCGCCCTGGGCACGGCCGTCCTGCTGCTCCTGGCCCGCCGGGCGGGCCAGCGCCTCCCCAGGTCCCGGACCACCTGGCGCCACCTCGCCGTGGCCGCCCTGTTCTGCAACGCGCTGCCCTTCGCGCTCTTCGCCCTCGGGGAGCGGCACGTCGACTCGGGCATCGCGGGCGTCCTCAACGCCACGACCCCGCTCTGGTCCCTCCTCATCGGCGTCGGCCTGGGCACGGACCGCGGGCTGCACCCGGTACGGCTGACCGGCCTCGTCCTGGGCTTCGCCGGCACCGTGGTGATCTTCGCCCCCTGGCAGCACGAGGGCCTCCTCGGCCGGCCCGCCCTGTACCTGCTGGCCGCCGCGGCGAGCTACGCCGTGGCCTTCGCCTACATGGCCCGCCACCTGACGGCCTCGGACTCGCCCATGGCCATGTCGGCGGCCCAGCTGCTGACCGCCACGGCCTGGAGCACCCTGGCCCTCCCGGCGGCCGGCCCCCTCCACCCGGACGTCACGGCCCTGCTCGCCGTCACCGCGCTGGGCGTCCTCGGCACGGGCCTGACCTTCTACCTCAACTACCGCCTGATAGCGGACGAGGGCCCCACGGCGGCGGCGACGGTCGGCTATCTGCTCCCGGTCGTGTCGGTCGCGCTGGGCGCGGTGGTACTGGACGAGCACATCGGCGCGCGCGTGCTCGCCGGCATGGCGGTGGTCCTGCTGGGTGTGGGACTGACCCGCAGGAGCAGGGCGTCGTCACGCGCGCGAGGATCGGCGGGAACGCCTGCCGACGGCCCGACGCAGCGCGTCGCCTAG
- a CDS encoding LysR family transcriptional regulator yields MIDVRRMQVLRAVVGSGSVTGAAAVLGYTPSAISQQIAALEKEAGAALLERVGRGVRPTAAGLLLTEYADAIGRQVAEAETALADLLAGRTGRLAVRYFATAGAGLVAPAVARLRAAHPGVRIDLKLTVDSVDPVAEVREGRADLALLVWGEGRQQSGVRLTHLLDDPYLAVLPRGHRLAGRRSVRLAELAEEGFVGSEWPGPCLDAQLDACAAAGFRPRFAVQSEDYVTAQGFVAAGLGVSLVPRLGLGSRHPGVVVREVRDPVPLRTIQAVVRETAPTQPALDAFIDALKGAAEEK; encoded by the coding sequence ATGATCGATGTGCGGCGAATGCAGGTGTTGCGGGCGGTCGTGGGCAGCGGCTCGGTGACGGGGGCCGCGGCCGTGCTGGGGTACACGCCGTCCGCCATCAGTCAGCAGATCGCCGCGCTGGAGAAGGAGGCGGGAGCCGCCCTTCTGGAGCGGGTCGGCCGGGGCGTGCGGCCCACGGCCGCCGGACTGCTGCTCACCGAGTACGCGGACGCCATCGGGCGGCAGGTCGCCGAGGCCGAGACGGCGCTCGCCGACCTGCTCGCCGGGCGGACGGGGCGGCTCGCGGTGCGGTACTTCGCCACCGCCGGGGCCGGGCTGGTGGCGCCGGCCGTGGCGCGGCTGCGCGCGGCACATCCCGGCGTCCGGATCGATCTGAAGCTGACGGTGGACTCCGTCGACCCGGTGGCGGAGGTGCGGGAGGGGCGCGCCGACCTGGCGTTGCTGGTGTGGGGCGAGGGGCGGCAGCAGAGCGGCGTACGGCTGACGCATCTGCTCGACGATCCCTACCTCGCCGTCCTGCCGCGCGGTCACCGGCTGGCCGGACGGCGGAGCGTGCGGCTGGCGGAGCTGGCCGAGGAGGGGTTCGTGGGGAGCGAGTGGCCGGGCCCCTGTCTCGACGCCCAGCTCGACGCGTGCGCGGCGGCCGGGTTCCGGCCCCGGTTCGCGGTGCAGAGCGAGGACTACGTGACCGCTCAGGGGTTCGTGGCCGCCGGGCTGGGCGTGAGTCTGGTGCCCCGGCTCGGGCTGGGGAGCCGGCATCCCGGGGTCGTCGTACGGGAGGTGCGCGATCCCGTGCCGCTGCGGACCATCCAGGCGGTGGTCAGGGAGACGGCGCCGACTCAGCCGGCGCTGGACGCGTTCATCGACGCGCTCAAGGGCGCCGCAGAAGAGAAGTGA
- a CDS encoding phosphatase PAP2 family protein has product MGESTVTPLEGRDQALPNPVTAAPRQRRLDRLRTPRRPRLRFEILLIAVSYWIYSLVRNAVPEQRSEALRNTDWIWRVEHGLGLAMEESVNHAVNSVTWLIVGMNYYYATLHFVVTLTVLVWLYRSHPGRYAAARLVLFATTAVALVGYYLYPLAPPRLMPGGDFVDTVMVHQTWGSMASGDLKHMSNQYAAMPSMHIGWSVWCGLTVFALAKLPWVRILGLLYPAATLVVIVATANHFWLDAVGGILCLAFGFTVARIWYGALPYALPRRVPARGRNSPPLPTRV; this is encoded by the coding sequence ATGGGTGAATCGACTGTGACGCCATTGGAAGGCCGTGACCAGGCCCTTCCGAACCCCGTCACGGCCGCACCCCGACAGCGCCGCCTCGACCGGCTGCGCACCCCCCGTCGCCCCCGCCTCCGGTTCGAGATCCTCCTCATCGCGGTGAGTTACTGGATCTACTCGCTCGTGCGCAACGCGGTTCCGGAACAGCGTTCCGAGGCGCTGCGCAACACGGACTGGATCTGGCGCGTGGAGCACGGCCTCGGCCTCGCCATGGAGGAGTCCGTCAACCACGCGGTGAACTCGGTGACCTGGCTCATCGTGGGCATGAACTACTACTACGCGACCCTGCACTTCGTCGTCACGCTCACCGTCCTGGTCTGGCTCTACCGCAGTCACCCCGGCCGGTACGCGGCGGCGCGCCTGGTGCTATTCGCCACCACGGCGGTGGCCCTCGTCGGTTACTACCTGTATCCCCTGGCGCCCCCGCGGCTGATGCCGGGCGGCGACTTCGTCGACACGGTGATGGTCCACCAGACGTGGGGCTCGATGGCGTCCGGCGACCTCAAACACATGTCCAACCAGTACGCGGCGATGCCGTCCATGCACATCGGCTGGTCCGTGTGGTGCGGCCTGACGGTCTTCGCGCTGGCCAAGCTGCCCTGGGTCCGCATCCTCGGCCTGCTCTACCCGGCGGCGACCCTGGTGGTCATCGTCGCGACGGCCAACCACTTCTGGCTGGACGCGGTGGGCGGCATCCTCTGCCTGGCCTTCGGCTTCACGGTGGCCCGCATCTGGTACGGAGCCCTGCCGTACGCCCTGCCCAGGCGGGTGCCGGCGAGAGGCCGGAACAGCCCTCCGCTCCCCACCAGGGTATGA
- a CDS encoding DUF6959 family protein produces the protein MERIEAELFTAGGNNAVVRLPGRRFPGVLVQGDSLHILRTDVAELVEACERGDLGDARDAAGLLLAGLDTLLERYATALDEHEIPRPY, from the coding sequence ATGGAACGCATCGAAGCAGAGCTGTTCACCGCCGGCGGCAACAACGCCGTAGTCCGCCTGCCCGGCCGGCGGTTCCCCGGAGTGCTGGTGCAGGGCGACTCCCTGCACATCCTGCGCACCGACGTGGCCGAGCTGGTGGAGGCCTGCGAGCGCGGTGACCTGGGCGACGCCCGCGACGCCGCCGGGCTCCTCCTGGCCGGCCTCGACACCCTGCTGGAGCGCTACGCGACCGCGCTCGACGAGCACGAGATCCCCCGGCCGTACTGA
- a CDS encoding VOC family protein produces MDMTLEVILLPVSDVDRAKEFYRDKVGFHVDLDGEVMEGVRIVQLTPPGSGCSIALVDGLQVPTGTPQPGTYHGMQLCVTDAKAAYEELTGRGLDVTEPQRFSPQDGATFMYFKDPDGNGWAIQEYRRRETEPLHQVLAQLKAR; encoded by the coding sequence ATGGACATGACCCTAGAGGTGATCCTGCTGCCGGTGTCCGACGTGGACCGGGCCAAGGAGTTCTACCGCGACAAGGTCGGCTTCCACGTCGACCTCGACGGCGAGGTCATGGAGGGCGTACGCATCGTCCAGCTCACCCCGCCCGGCTCGGGATGTTCGATCGCCCTGGTGGACGGCCTCCAGGTCCCCACGGGGACACCGCAGCCGGGCACGTACCACGGCATGCAGCTCTGTGTGACGGACGCGAAGGCGGCGTACGAGGAACTGACGGGCCGTGGCCTGGACGTCACCGAACCCCAGCGGTTCTCGCCCCAGGACGGAGCGACCTTCATGTATTTCAAGGACCCCGACGGCAACGGCTGGGCGATCCAGGAGTACCGCCGCCGGGAGACGGAGCCGCTGCACCAGGTGCTGGCACAGCTGAAGGCCCGGTAG
- a CDS encoding globin domain-containing protein — translation MLSEQSAATVRATLPAVGAAIGEITERFYAGLFAAHPDLLRDVFNRGNQAAGTQRQALAGSIAAFATRLVEHTPERPQAPGLPQDRPDAMLTRIAHKHASLGIAPEQYAVVHEHLFAAIADVLGEAVTPEVAAAWDEVYWLMANALIAIERRLYEESGETPGTWREWEIVERVPETADVVTFSLRPRDGAPVRDFRAGQYVSVRTRLPDGARQIRQYSLCGAPGSDERRISVKRVTGGPATPEGEVSNHLHAHVEAGSVLELSEPYGDLVLDEAGGTPLLLASAGIGVTPIVSMLAHLAATGHDAPVTVVHADRSPADHALRTDHEAYAAKLPDASVHLWYEREAPAHARTGLADLTDVSVAPGTRAYLCGPLPFMRAVRAQLIEKGVAPADVHYEVFGPDLWLARA, via the coding sequence ATGCTGTCCGAGCAGTCCGCAGCCACCGTCCGCGCCACGCTCCCCGCCGTCGGCGCGGCCATCGGCGAGATCACCGAGCGCTTCTACGCCGGCCTCTTCGCGGCGCATCCGGACCTCCTGCGCGATGTGTTCAACCGCGGCAACCAGGCGGCGGGCACCCAGCGCCAGGCCCTGGCCGGGTCCATCGCCGCCTTCGCCACGCGGCTCGTCGAGCACACGCCCGAGCGTCCGCAGGCGCCTGGCCTTCCGCAGGACCGCCCCGACGCGATGCTCACCCGGATCGCGCACAAGCACGCCTCGCTCGGCATCGCACCCGAGCAGTACGCGGTGGTCCACGAGCACCTCTTCGCCGCCATCGCCGACGTCCTCGGCGAGGCGGTCACGCCCGAGGTCGCCGCGGCCTGGGACGAGGTCTACTGGCTGATGGCGAACGCCCTGATCGCCATCGAGCGCCGCCTGTACGAGGAGAGCGGGGAGACCCCCGGGACCTGGCGTGAGTGGGAGATCGTGGAACGCGTCCCGGAGACCGCGGACGTCGTCACGTTCTCCCTGCGTCCGCGCGACGGCGCCCCGGTGCGGGACTTCCGCGCGGGCCAGTACGTCTCCGTCCGCACGCGGCTCCCCGACGGCGCCCGCCAGATCCGGCAGTACAGCCTCTGCGGCGCACCGGGGTCGGACGAACGCCGGATCAGCGTCAAGCGCGTGACCGGCGGCCCGGCGACCCCTGAGGGCGAGGTCTCCAACCACCTCCACGCGCACGTGGAGGCGGGCAGCGTGCTCGAGCTCTCCGAGCCGTACGGCGACCTGGTCCTCGACGAGGCGGGAGGCACCCCCCTGCTGCTCGCCTCCGCGGGAATCGGCGTCACCCCGATCGTCTCGATGCTGGCCCATCTCGCAGCCACCGGCCACGACGCGCCGGTGACGGTCGTCCACGCCGACCGCTCCCCCGCGGACCACGCCCTGCGCACCGACCACGAGGCGTACGCGGCGAAGCTGCCGGACGCCTCCGTGCACCTCTGGTACGAACGGGAGGCCCCGGCCCACGCCCGGACGGGCCTCGCCGACCTCACGGACGTGTCCGTCGCGCCGGGTACGCGCGCGTACCTGTGCGGGCCACTGCCGTTCATGCGGGCGGTCCGGGCGCAGCTGATCGAGAAGGGCGTCGCCCCCGCGGACGTGCACTACGAGGTGTTCGGCCCCGACCTGTGGCTGGCGCGCGCCTGA
- a CDS encoding bifunctional [glutamine synthetase] adenylyltransferase/[glutamine synthetase]-adenylyl-L-tyrosine phosphorylase, which yields MMAPGRRSSTFTRLLRHGFTDPSAAERLLDGPELSPVRNDPFLLEALGGTADPDLALHGLVRLLEAQPGLTARRELLDTLIAAKPLRDRLLGVLGASAALADHLARHPRDWEVLVTYEPRDLHPGVEEFVRELAGATDPVSLRVAYRRCLLSIAARDVCGTTDLAETAAELADLATATLRAALGLARAAAPDDAALCRLAVIAMGKCGGHELNYVSDVDVIFVGEAADGADEGKALRAATKLASHLMRICSETTVEGSIWPVDANLRPEGRNGPLVRTLSSHLAYYQRWAKTWEFQALLKARPVAGDLTLGAEYVAAVAPMVWQAAERENFVADVQKMRRRVVENIPVAEVERELKLGPGGLRDVEFAVQLLQLVHGRADASLRSGTTLDALQALAAGGYVGRADAEQLDAAYRFLRSMEHRIQLYRLRRTHLVPEAEDDLRRLGRSLGLRTDPVVELGQEWKRHAAVVRRLHEKLFYRPLLDAVAQLAPGETRLSPKAARERLVALGYADPASALRHLEALASGVSRKAAIQRTLLPVLLGWFADSADPDAGLLNFRKVSDALGKTPWYLRLLRDEGAAAENLARVLSAGRLAPDLLMRAPEAVALLGDGDGGGLEPRGRAHLEQEILAAVRRADGVVQAVTAARGVRRRELFRTSAADIVASYGTEAQPVEADQGALVDLVGAAVSDLTAATLAGTLRAVVRDGWGDSLPTRFAVIGMGRFGGHELGYGSDADVLFVHEPRDGVDEREAAQAANKVVSEMRRLLQIPSADPPLLIDADLRPEGKSGPLVRTLKSYEAYYRRWSLGWESQALLRAQVVAGDEELGRRFIELIDPLRYPAHGLGEEAVREIRRLKARMESERLPRGADPKLHTKLGPGGLSDVEWTVQLVQMRHGATDPGLRTTRTREALAAAREAGLVPEEDAAILDEAWVLATRVRNAVMLVRGRAGDTFPSDARELVAVGRYLGYGTGLVGDMLDDYRRTARRARSVVDELFYGG from the coding sequence ATGATGGCGCCGGGGCGCAGGAGCAGCACCTTCACACGGCTGCTGCGGCACGGCTTCACCGACCCCTCCGCCGCCGAGCGGTTGCTGGACGGGCCCGAGCTGTCCCCCGTGCGCAACGACCCCTTCCTGCTGGAGGCACTCGGCGGCACCGCCGATCCCGATCTCGCCCTGCACGGACTCGTCCGGCTGCTGGAGGCGCAGCCCGGGCTCACCGCCCGCCGGGAGCTGCTCGACACGCTGATAGCGGCCAAGCCGCTGCGCGACCGGCTGCTGGGGGTGCTGGGGGCGTCCGCCGCCCTCGCCGACCACCTCGCCCGGCATCCGCGGGACTGGGAGGTGCTGGTCACCTACGAGCCGCGGGACCTCCACCCCGGGGTGGAGGAGTTCGTACGGGAGCTGGCCGGGGCCACCGACCCCGTGTCGCTGCGCGTCGCCTACCGGCGGTGCCTGCTGTCCATCGCGGCGCGGGACGTGTGCGGGACGACCGATCTCGCCGAGACCGCCGCCGAGCTGGCCGATCTCGCCACCGCCACGCTGCGGGCGGCCCTGGGTCTCGCCCGGGCCGCCGCGCCCGACGACGCCGCGCTGTGCCGGCTCGCCGTCATCGCCATGGGCAAATGCGGCGGACACGAACTGAACTACGTCTCCGACGTCGACGTGATCTTCGTGGGCGAGGCAGCCGACGGGGCCGACGAGGGCAAGGCGCTGCGGGCCGCCACGAAGCTGGCCTCGCACCTGATGCGGATCTGTTCCGAGACCACCGTGGAAGGGTCCATCTGGCCCGTCGACGCCAATCTGCGGCCCGAGGGGCGCAACGGGCCGCTGGTGCGGACGCTGTCCAGTCACCTCGCCTACTACCAGCGGTGGGCCAAGACCTGGGAGTTCCAGGCGCTGTTGAAGGCGCGGCCGGTGGCCGGCGATCTGACGCTCGGCGCCGAGTACGTCGCCGCGGTCGCGCCCATGGTCTGGCAGGCCGCAGAGCGGGAGAACTTCGTCGCCGACGTGCAGAAGATGCGGCGACGGGTCGTCGAGAACATCCCGGTCGCCGAGGTGGAGCGGGAACTGAAGCTCGGGCCGGGCGGGTTGCGGGACGTCGAGTTCGCCGTACAGCTGTTGCAGCTGGTGCACGGGCGGGCCGACGCGTCGTTGCGCAGCGGCACCACGCTCGACGCCCTCCAGGCGCTCGCCGCGGGCGGCTACGTCGGACGCGCCGACGCCGAGCAACTGGACGCCGCCTACCGGTTCCTGCGGTCCATGGAGCACCGGATCCAGCTCTACCGGCTGCGGCGCACCCATCTCGTGCCCGAGGCCGAGGACGACCTGCGGCGACTGGGCCGCTCCCTCGGACTGCGCACCGACCCGGTCGTGGAGCTGGGCCAGGAATGGAAGCGGCACGCCGCCGTGGTGCGCAGGCTGCACGAGAAGCTGTTCTACCGGCCGCTGCTCGACGCCGTCGCCCAACTCGCGCCCGGTGAGACCCGGTTGAGCCCGAAGGCGGCCCGGGAACGGCTGGTCGCACTGGGCTACGCCGATCCCGCGTCCGCACTGCGCCACCTGGAGGCACTGGCCTCCGGCGTCTCGCGCAAGGCGGCCATCCAGCGCACCCTGCTGCCCGTGCTGCTGGGCTGGTTCGCGGACTCCGCCGACCCGGACGCGGGTCTGCTCAACTTCCGCAAGGTGTCGGACGCGCTCGGCAAGACGCCCTGGTACCTGCGGCTGCTGCGGGACGAGGGCGCCGCGGCGGAGAACCTCGCGCGCGTGCTGTCCGCCGGGCGGCTCGCCCCCGACCTGCTGATGCGGGCCCCGGAGGCGGTGGCGCTGCTCGGCGACGGGGACGGCGGGGGCCTCGAGCCGCGCGGGCGGGCGCACCTGGAGCAGGAGATACTCGCCGCGGTGCGCCGGGCCGACGGGGTGGTGCAGGCCGTCACCGCGGCCCGCGGGGTCCGCCGGCGTGAGCTGTTCCGGACGTCCGCTGCGGACATCGTCGCCTCCTACGGGACGGAGGCGCAGCCCGTCGAGGCCGACCAGGGCGCCCTCGTGGACCTGGTGGGCGCGGCCGTGTCCGACCTGACGGCCGCCACGCTGGCCGGTACGCTCCGCGCGGTCGTGCGGGACGGCTGGGGCGACTCGCTCCCCACCCGTTTCGCCGTCATCGGCATGGGCCGCTTCGGCGGTCATGAACTCGGCTACGGATCCGACGCCGACGTCCTGTTCGTGCACGAGCCGCGGGACGGCGTCGACGAGCGCGAGGCGGCGCAGGCCGCGAACAAGGTCGTCTCCGAGATGCGCCGCCTCCTCCAGATCCCCAGTGCCGATCCGCCGCTGCTCATCGACGCCGACCTGCGTCCGGAGGGCAAGTCGGGCCCTCTCGTACGTACCTTGAAGTCGTACGAGGCCTACTACCGCCGCTGGTCGCTCGGTTGGGAGTCGCAGGCTCTGCTGCGGGCCCAGGTCGTGGCCGGGGACGAGGAGTTGGGGCGGCGGTTCATCGAGCTGATCGACCCCCTGCGGTATCCGGCGCACGGGCTGGGCGAGGAGGCCGTGCGGGAGATCCGGCGGCTGAAGGCACGTATGGAGTCGGAGCGGCTGCCCCGGGGCGCCGATCCGAAGCTGCACACCAAACTCGGCCCGGGCGGGCTGTCCGACGTCGAGTGGACGGTGCAGCTGGTCCAGATGCGGCACGGCGCGACGGATCCGGGGCTGCGGACCACACGCACCCGTGAGGCCCTCGCCGCCGCGCGTGAGGCCGGACTCGTCCCGGAGGAGGACGCGGCGATCCTGGACGAGGCGTGGGTGCTGGCGACCCGGGTGCGCAACGCGGTGATGCTGGTGCGCGGGCGCGCCGGGGACACCTTCCCGTCCGACGCGCGGGAACTGGTCGCCGTGGGGCGGTACTTGGGGTACGGGACCGGGCTGGTGGGCGACATGCTCGACGACTACCGGCGTACCGCGCGCCGGGCCCGGAGCGTGGTGGACGAGCTGTTCTACGGCGGCTAG
- a CDS encoding glutamine synthetase family protein, whose translation MDKQQEFVLRTLEERDIRFVRLWFTDVLGFLKSVAVAPAELEQAFDEGIGFDGSAIEGFARVYESDMIAKPDPSTFQVLPWRAEAPGTARMFCDILMPDGSPSFADPRYVLKRALARASDLGFTFYTHPEIEFFLLKNKPTDGSRPTPADNSGYFDHTPQNVGMDFRRQAITMLESMGISVEFSHHEGAPGQQEIDLRYADALSTADNIMTFRLVMKQVALEQGVQATFMPKPFSEHPGSGMHTHLSLFEGDRNAFYESGAEYQLSKVGRSFIAGLLKHAAEIAAVTNQWVNSYKRIWGGSERTAGAGGEAPSYICWGHNNRSALVRVPMYKPGKTGSARIEVRSLDSGTNPYLSYAMLLAAGLKGVEEGYELPPGAEDDVWALSDAERRAMGIEPLPQNLGEALGLMERSDLVAETLGEHVFDFFLRNKKAEWEEYRSEVTAFELRKNLPVL comes from the coding sequence ATGGACAAGCAGCAGGAGTTCGTGCTCCGGACGTTGGAGGAGCGCGACATCCGGTTCGTACGGCTGTGGTTCACGGACGTGCTGGGCTTCCTCAAGTCCGTCGCCGTGGCCCCGGCCGAGCTCGAACAGGCCTTCGACGAAGGCATCGGTTTCGACGGCTCCGCCATCGAGGGCTTCGCCCGGGTCTACGAGTCGGACATGATCGCGAAGCCGGACCCGTCCACCTTCCAGGTCCTTCCCTGGCGCGCGGAGGCCCCCGGTACCGCACGCATGTTCTGCGACATCCTCATGCCGGACGGTTCCCCGTCCTTCGCCGACCCCAGGTACGTGCTGAAGCGCGCCCTCGCGCGCGCCTCCGACCTGGGCTTCACCTTCTACACCCACCCCGAGATCGAGTTCTTCCTGCTGAAGAACAAGCCGACCGACGGCTCCCGCCCCACCCCGGCCGACAACTCCGGCTACTTCGACCACACCCCGCAGAACGTGGGCATGGACTTCCGCCGCCAGGCGATCACCATGCTCGAGTCGATGGGCATCTCGGTCGAGTTCTCCCACCACGAGGGAGCCCCCGGCCAGCAGGAGATCGACCTGCGCTACGCCGACGCCCTCTCCACGGCCGACAACATCATGACGTTCCGCCTGGTCATGAAGCAGGTCGCACTGGAGCAGGGAGTCCAGGCGACCTTCATGCCGAAGCCGTTCTCCGAGCACCCGGGCAGCGGCATGCACACCCACCTCTCGCTCTTCGAGGGCGACCGCAACGCCTTCTACGAGTCGGGTGCGGAGTACCAGCTCTCCAAGGTCGGCCGGTCCTTCATCGCGGGACTGCTGAAGCACGCGGCCGAGATCGCCGCCGTCACCAACCAGTGGGTCAACTCCTACAAGCGCATCTGGGGCGGCTCCGAGCGCACGGCCGGTGCGGGCGGCGAGGCCCCCTCGTACATCTGCTGGGGCCACAACAACCGCTCCGCGCTGGTGCGCGTGCCGATGTACAAGCCCGGCAAGACGGGTTCCGCCCGCATCGAGGTCCGCTCCCTCGACTCCGGCACCAACCCGTACCTGTCGTACGCCATGCTGCTCGCCGCCGGCCTCAAGGGCGTCGAGGAGGGCTACGAGCTTCCGCCGGGCGCCGAGGACGACGTCTGGGCGCTGTCCGACGCCGAACGCCGCGCCATGGGCATCGAGCCGCTCCCGCAGAACCTCGGCGAGGCGCTGGGCCTGATGGAGCGCAGCGACCTCGTCGCCGAGACCCTCGGCGAGCACGTCTTCGACTTCTTCCTGCGCAACAAGAAGGCGGAGTGGGAGGAGTACCGCTCCGAGGTCACCGCGTTCGAGCTGCGGAAGAACCTGCCGGTGCTGTAA